The Inediibacterium massiliense genome has a segment encoding these proteins:
- a CDS encoding redox-sensing transcriptional repressor Rex: MQKGNTKISMAVIRRLPKYRRYLSELLEKNINRISSRELSKIIGFTASQIRQDLNNFGGFGQQGYGYNVGALYEEIGKILGLDTRYKTIIIGAGNLGQAIANYTNFEKAGFVPIAMFDINPKLIGLKIRDIEIRDSDEMEQYIKENNIDIGIICTSKEQAEDVAERLVKSNIKGIWNFAPTDLHVPENVMLENVHLSESLYTLSFLLKHRDENMI; encoded by the coding sequence ATGCAAAAAGGAAACACGAAAATTTCAATGGCAGTGATTAGAAGACTCCCTAAATATAGAAGATACTTATCAGAATTATTAGAAAAAAATATCAATAGAATTTCTTCTAGGGAGCTTAGTAAAATTATTGGATTTACTGCTTCTCAAATTAGACAGGATCTTAATAATTTTGGAGGTTTTGGACAACAAGGTTATGGATATAATGTAGGTGCCCTCTATGAAGAAATTGGGAAAATACTAGGATTAGATACAAGATACAAAACCATTATTATAGGAGCAGGAAATTTAGGACAGGCTATTGCCAACTACACAAATTTTGAAAAAGCTGGTTTTGTACCTATAGCAATGTTTGATATCAATCCTAAATTGATAGGTTTAAAAATTAGAGATATTGAGATTAGAGATTCAGATGAGATGGAACAGTACATCAAGGAAAATAATATTGATATTGGAATTATTTGTACAAGTAAAGAACAAGCAGAAGATGTGGCAGAGAGATTGGTTAAGAGCAATATAAAAGGAATTTGGAATTTTGCTCCTACAGATTTACATGTACCAGAAAATGTAATGTTAGAAAATGTGCATTTGAGTGAAAGCTTGTATACTTTATCTTTTTTACTGAAGCATAGAGATGAAAATATGATTTAG
- a CDS encoding acyl-CoA dehydrogenase — protein sequence MNFQLTKEQEMVRKMVRSFAETEVQPLAAEVDETERFPWETVEKMARYSMLGTFVPKQYGGAGADEVAYAITVEELSRACATTGVICSAHSSLCAWPIMKYGTEEQKQKYLVPLAKGEKLGAFGLTEPNAGTDAAGQQTTAELDGEEWVINGSKIFITNGGTAETYVVMAMTDPSKGTKGISAFIVEKGTPGFSIGKKEDKLGIRGSATTELIFENCRIPKENLLGKEGQGFKVAMSTLDGGRIGIASQALGIAQGAMDETIKYTKERQQFGKPLAKFQALQFEMADMETRIQAARHLVYNAAFRKSQGLPYSKEAAMAKLFAAETAMHVTTKAVQLHGGYGYTREYPVERMMRDAKITEIYEGTSEVQKMVIAASILR from the coding sequence GTGAATTTTCAATTAACCAAAGAACAAGAAATGGTTAGAAAGATGGTTAGAAGCTTCGCTGAAACTGAAGTACAACCGTTAGCAGCAGAAGTTGATGAAACAGAAAGATTTCCATGGGAAACAGTTGAAAAAATGGCTAGATATAGCATGCTAGGAACTTTCGTTCCGAAACAATATGGTGGAGCAGGAGCTGACGAAGTTGCTTATGCAATCACTGTAGAAGAGCTTTCAAGAGCTTGCGCTACAACAGGAGTTATTTGTTCAGCACACAGTTCATTATGTGCATGGCCAATTATGAAATATGGTACAGAAGAACAAAAACAAAAATATTTAGTTCCTCTTGCAAAAGGAGAAAAATTAGGAGCATTTGGTTTAACTGAGCCAAACGCAGGTACTGATGCAGCAGGACAACAAACTACAGCAGAATTAGATGGAGAAGAATGGGTTATTAATGGATCAAAAATCTTCATCACAAATGGTGGAACAGCTGAAACTTATGTAGTTATGGCTATGACTGATCCTTCAAAAGGAACAAAAGGAATCAGTGCTTTCATCGTAGAAAAAGGAACTCCAGGGTTCAGCATTGGTAAAAAAGAAGACAAATTAGGAATTAGAGGATCTGCTACTACAGAATTAATTTTTGAAAACTGCAGAATTCCTAAAGAAAATCTTCTTGGAAAAGAAGGACAAGGATTTAAAGTTGCCATGAGTACTCTTGATGGAGGAAGAATTGGTATTGCATCTCAAGCTCTAGGAATTGCACAAGGAGCAATGGATGAAACAATTAAATACACAAAAGAAAGACAACAATTTGGTAAGCCACTTGCTAAATTCCAAGCATTACAATTTGAAATGGCTGATATGGAAACTAGAATCCAAGCAGCTAGACATTTAGTATACAATGCAGCATTCAGAAAATCTCAAGGATTACCTTATTCTAAAGAAGCTGCAATGGCAAAATTATTTGCAGCAGAAACTGCTATGCATGTAACAACTAAAGCTGTTCAATTACATGGTGGATATGGATATACTAGAGAATATCCAGTTGAAAGAATGATGAGAGATGCAAAAATCACTGAAATCTATGAAGGTACTTCAGAAGTACAAAAAATGGTTATTGCAGCTAGTATATTAAGATAA
- the etfB gene encoding electron transfer flavoprotein subunit beta — protein MKVIVCVKQVPDTNEVKIDPVKGTLIRDGVPSILNPDDANALEEALALKDRCDDVHVTVITMGPPQADEMLRECLAMGADEAILLTDRAFAGGDTWATSNALAAAIRQMGEYDIIFAGRQAIDGDTAQVGPQIAERIGIPQVTYVQNFEAKEGEVSVQRQLEDGYEIIKVKTPVLLTAIKELNKPRYMSVQGIYDAFREKEVKVWNFDVLGIEREEVGLKASPTKVYRSFVPQPKGKGTMLEGSVKDMTEKLVVALKEKHII, from the coding sequence ATGAAGGTAATTGTTTGCGTAAAACAAGTTCCTGATACAAACGAGGTTAAAATAGATCCTGTAAAAGGAACTCTTATTCGTGATGGTGTTCCAAGTATTTTAAATCCAGATGATGCAAATGCATTAGAGGAAGCATTAGCATTAAAAGATAGATGCGATGATGTTCATGTAACAGTAATTACAATGGGACCACCTCAAGCAGATGAAATGTTAAGAGAATGTCTAGCTATGGGTGCAGATGAAGCAATTTTATTAACAGATAGAGCTTTTGCTGGTGGAGACACATGGGCAACATCTAATGCATTAGCAGCTGCAATCAGACAAATGGGAGAATATGATATCATATTTGCTGGTAGACAAGCTATTGATGGAGATACAGCTCAAGTAGGACCACAAATTGCAGAAAGAATCGGTATCCCTCAAGTAACTTATGTACAAAACTTTGAAGCAAAAGAAGGAGAAGTTTCTGTACAAAGACAATTAGAAGATGGATATGAAATAATCAAAGTAAAAACTCCAGTACTATTAACTGCAATCAAAGAATTAAATAAACCAAGATATATGTCTGTACAAGGTATCTATGATGCTTTCAGAGAAAAAGAAGTAAAAGTTTGGAACTTTGATGTATTAGGTATCGAAAGAGAAGAAGTAGGACTTAAAGCATCTCCAACAAAAGTATATCGTTCATTTGTTCCACAACCAAAAGGAAAAGGAACAATGCTTGAAGGTTCAGTTAAAGATATGACTGAAAAATTAGTAGTAGCTTTAAAAGAAAAACATATTATCTAG
- a CDS encoding electron transfer flavoprotein subunit alpha/FixB family protein has translation MPIVKDTSAYKNVWVFAEQREGKIMPVAIELLGEGKKLANEIGTELCAIVLGKGIEGLAQELISYGADKVYVAEHDLLEKFTTDGYTKVISDAINEVKPEIVLLGATHIGRDLAPRIAARVDTGLTADCTKLAIDPEDKKILQTRPAFGGNIMATIICPNHRPQMSTVRPGVMDKAHKDEARKGEVVKLDVKLDQADVRTEVVEIVKTTKELVSLTDADVIVAGGRGLGKAEGFEMIKQLADKLGGVVGASRATVDAGWIDHSHQVGQTGTTVKPQLYIACGISGAIQHLAGMQESDIIVAINKNANAPIFDVADFGIVGDVYDVVPALIDALDRAEDLVEALKEVAGK, from the coding sequence ATGCCAATAGTAAAAGATACTTCTGCATACAAAAATGTATGGGTATTTGCAGAACAAAGAGAAGGCAAAATTATGCCTGTAGCTATCGAACTTCTTGGAGAAGGTAAAAAATTAGCTAATGAAATCGGAACAGAACTTTGCGCAATTGTTTTAGGAAAAGGTATCGAAGGATTAGCTCAAGAGTTAATTTCTTATGGTGCAGATAAAGTATATGTTGCTGAACATGATTTATTAGAAAAATTCACAACTGATGGATATACAAAAGTAATTAGTGATGCAATCAATGAAGTAAAACCTGAAATCGTTTTATTAGGAGCTACACATATCGGAAGAGATTTAGCTCCAAGAATTGCTGCTAGAGTAGATACTGGACTTACAGCTGATTGTACAAAATTAGCTATTGATCCAGAAGACAAAAAAATTCTTCAAACTCGTCCAGCTTTTGGTGGAAACATCATGGCTACAATCATTTGTCCAAACCATAGACCACAAATGTCTACAGTAAGACCTGGTGTTATGGACAAAGCTCACAAAGATGAAGCTAGAAAAGGCGAAGTTGTTAAATTAGATGTTAAATTAGATCAAGCTGATGTTCGTACAGAAGTTGTTGAAATCGTAAAAACAACTAAAGAATTAGTATCTTTAACAGATGCTGATGTAATCGTAGCTGGTGGACGTGGACTTGGAAAAGCAGAAGGCTTCGAAATGATTAAACAATTAGCTGACAAATTAGGTGGAGTAGTTGGTGCATCTCGTGCAACAGTAGATGCTGGATGGATCGATCATTCTCACCAAGTAGGTCAAACAGGAACAACTGTTAAACCACAATTATACATTGCTTGCGGTATCTCTGGAGCAATCCAACATTTAGCTGGTATGCAAGAATCAGATATCATCGTTGCAATTAACAAAAATGCAAATGCTCCAATCTTTGATGTTGCAGATTTCGGTATTGTAGGAGATGTATATGATGTAGTTCCTGCATTAATCGATGCATTAGATAGAGCAGAAGATTTAGTAGAAGCTTTAAAAGAAGTAGCAGGAAAATAA
- a CDS encoding MarR family winged helix-turn-helix transcriptional regulator, whose amino-acid sequence MANYYPQINKMIDKLMHQVLIYDRKGFKIGNKLENLSLLDIHALRKIEERDDTKIYELVEELGVDRGVISSVIKKLMQNSYIIKEKSKEDKRVYILKLTTEGKEMCTKTMEIQKKLLNFVLEDMSFNEEKAILKFLSKINQTTLIKEQKNNNAL is encoded by the coding sequence ATGGCAAATTATTATCCACAAATTAATAAAATGATTGATAAGCTTATGCATCAGGTATTAATTTATGATAGAAAAGGATTTAAAATAGGAAATAAATTGGAAAATTTATCTTTATTAGATATTCATGCATTAAGAAAGATAGAAGAAAGAGATGATACAAAGATTTATGAGTTAGTAGAAGAATTAGGGGTTGATCGAGGTGTTATTTCTTCTGTAATTAAGAAATTAATGCAAAATAGCTATATTATAAAAGAAAAAAGCAAAGAAGATAAAAGAGTATATATATTAAAGCTTACAACAGAAGGAAAAGAAATGTGTACAAAAACTATGGAAATTCAAAAGAAGTTATTAAATTTTGTATTAGAAGATATGAGTTTTAATGAAGAAAAAGCAATTCTAAAATTTTTAAGTAAGATCAATCAAACTACGCTTATAAAAGAACAAAAAAATAATAACGCCCTATAG
- a CDS encoding DUF362 domain-containing protein has translation MAFVIKDACISCGACEPECPVSAISCGDGQYVIDESACIDCGACANVCPVDAPVQA, from the coding sequence ATGGCTTTTGTAATTAAAGATGCTTGTATTAGTTGTGGTGCTTGTGAACCAGAATGTCCAGTAAGTGCAATTAGCTGTGGAGATGGACAATATGTAATCGACGAATCAGCATGTATCGATTGTGGTGCTTGCGCTAACGTTTGTCCAGTAGACGCACCAGTTCAAGCTTAA
- a CDS encoding Asp23/Gls24 family envelope stress response protein, whose translation MKVVALVGASGTGKSYRAIGVAYEKNIGYIIDDGLLIKKNKIIAGKSAKRQDTSIAAVKTALFTHDDHRQEVIDIIKSENPKGILILGTSKRMVDKIANHLELHSIDEYVYIEEISTEEERKLAKKQRHELGKHVIPVPTFEIKKDFSGYFIDPLKILRKRENHHLHISEKSIVRPTYSYMGKYTISDKVIFDLVHYALKKIKEVHKVFAVDIRNSPNGTVIHIDVCAIYGVSLKELALKIQNQVKKEVEYMTALNIMSVNVLIKKIIISSKIEKNI comes from the coding sequence ATGAAGGTAGTTGCTTTAGTAGGAGCTAGTGGAACAGGAAAAAGCTACAGAGCGATTGGAGTAGCTTATGAAAAAAATATTGGGTATATTATAGATGATGGACTGCTTATTAAAAAAAATAAGATTATTGCAGGGAAATCTGCTAAAAGACAGGATACATCTATTGCAGCTGTAAAAACAGCGCTGTTTACTCATGATGATCATAGACAAGAGGTAATAGATATAATAAAGAGTGAAAATCCTAAGGGAATTTTAATTTTAGGAACTTCTAAAAGAATGGTAGACAAAATTGCCAATCATTTAGAGCTTCATTCTATTGATGAATATGTATATATAGAGGAAATTTCCACGGAAGAAGAAAGGAAACTAGCAAAAAAACAAAGACACGAATTAGGAAAACATGTAATACCTGTTCCAACTTTTGAAATCAAAAAAGATTTTTCAGGATATTTTATAGATCCTTTGAAGATTTTAAGAAAGAGAGAAAATCATCATTTGCATATATCTGAAAAGTCTATAGTAAGACCCACTTATAGCTATATGGGGAAATATACAATTTCTGACAAAGTCATTTTTGATTTGGTACACTACGCTTTAAAGAAAATAAAAGAGGTTCATAAGGTATTTGCTGTGGATATAAGAAACAGTCCAAATGGCACAGTGATTCATATAGATGTATGTGCCATATATGGAGTATCTCTTAAAGAGCTAGCTTTAAAAATTCAAAATCAAGTAAAAAAAGAAGTAGAATATATGACAGCATTAAACATTATGAGTGTAAATGTATTAATAAAGAAAATAATAATTTCTTCAAAAATTGAAAAAAATATATAA
- the gdhA gene encoding NADP-specific glutamate dehydrogenase, which translates to MSNQNAQNYIHEVIEKVKKTDADQPEFIQAVEEVLPTLAPVMEKHPEYIKANLLERFIEPERQILFRVPWVDDNGNVQVNRGFRVQFNGVIGPYKGGLRFHPSVYLGIIKFLGFEQILKNSLTGLPIGGGKGGSDFDPRGKSDGEIRKFCESFMTELYRHIGPDVDVPAGDIGVGAREIGYLYGHYRRIRGAFENGVLTGKGLSYGGSLIRPEATGFGVAYFCEEMLKHEGETFEGKTVAASGFGNVAWGLCTKVAQLGGKVVTLSGPDGYIYDPDGVIGEKIDYLLEMRASGRDKVQDYADKFGVEFFPGEKPWNVKVDIVIPAATQNDIHIEHAKQIVANDIKFVCEAANMPTTNDAIKYLQENKVFVGPAKAANAGGVATSALEMSQNSMRYSWTEEEVDAKLHQIMVNIHNNAMKAAEEYGFGYNLVAGANIAGFIKVAEAMYAQGIY; encoded by the coding sequence ATGTCAAATCAAAATGCTCAAAATTATATTCATGAGGTAATCGAGAAAGTAAAAAAGACAGATGCTGATCAGCCTGAATTTATTCAAGCAGTAGAAGAAGTACTTCCTACTTTAGCTCCAGTTATGGAAAAACATCCAGAGTATATTAAAGCCAATTTATTAGAAAGATTTATAGAACCAGAAAGACAAATTTTATTTAGAGTACCATGGGTGGATGACAATGGAAATGTACAAGTAAATCGTGGTTTTAGGGTTCAATTTAATGGAGTGATAGGACCTTACAAAGGCGGACTAAGATTCCATCCTTCTGTATACCTTGGAATTATTAAATTTTTGGGATTTGAGCAAATTCTTAAAAACTCATTAACAGGTCTTCCAATTGGTGGAGGAAAAGGTGGTTCAGATTTTGACCCAAGAGGCAAATCAGACGGAGAAATTAGAAAATTCTGTGAAAGCTTCATGACAGAATTATATAGACATATTGGACCAGATGTAGATGTTCCAGCAGGAGATATTGGTGTTGGAGCAAGAGAAATCGGATACTTATATGGACATTATAGAAGAATTAGAGGAGCATTTGAAAACGGAGTGCTCACAGGAAAAGGATTGTCTTATGGTGGTAGCCTAATTAGACCAGAGGCAACAGGTTTTGGAGTAGCTTATTTCTGTGAAGAAATGTTAAAGCATGAAGGAGAAACATTTGAAGGAAAAACAGTTGCAGCATCAGGATTTGGAAATGTTGCATGGGGACTTTGTACAAAAGTTGCTCAATTAGGAGGTAAAGTTGTAACACTTTCTGGTCCAGATGGATATATATATGATCCAGATGGAGTAATAGGAGAAAAAATAGATTATTTATTAGAAATGCGTGCATCGGGAAGAGACAAGGTACAAGATTATGCAGATAAGTTTGGAGTAGAATTCTTCCCTGGAGAAAAACCATGGAACGTGAAAGTAGACATTGTTATTCCGGCAGCAACACAAAATGATATTCATATTGAACATGCAAAACAGATTGTTGCAAACGATATTAAATTTGTTTGTGAAGCAGCAAATATGCCAACTACCAATGATGCTATAAAATATTTACAAGAAAATAAAGTATTTGTAGGACCAGCAAAAGCTGCAAATGCAGGTGGAGTTGCTACATCAGCTCTTGAAATGAGCCAAAATAGTATGAGATACTCTTGGACAGAAGAAGAAGTAGATGCAAAACTTCATCAAATCATGGTAAATATTCATAATAATGCAATGAAAGCTGCTGAAGAATATGGATTTGGATACAATTTAGTTGCAGGTGCAAATATTGCAGGATTTATAAAAGTTGCAGAAGCTATGTATGCACAAGGAATTTACTAA